A stretch of DNA from Nitrososphaerota archaeon:
AAGAAAAACTAATCCCAGAATCCCCGCGTAGTCACGTACTGGCGCTCGGCCTCATAGATTTGCCGATACAAGGTTTCCTCATCAACCATATTTCTCAGGATTCTTGATGCAGTGTCAACTCCTACTCCATATCCAGACAGAACTATGAGTGCAGTTTTTCCAAAATTTTCTAAAAGTGACGCCGCCTTCCATGCACGGGAAAACTTGTGATTCTCATCTGGGGTGATCATTTTTCCTGCAGCCTTTTTTTGTACGATTTTTGTCAAATCATAGTCAGAATAAAATGTTACAGCGATCTGCCTTGCTTTGCAATAAGGGCAGATTGGGATGTTCTCTATTTCGTTTGTTTTCATTATTCTCTCCCATTTCCCACATCTAGCACAGATGAACCTGTGCGAGGTTTTGAGGAGACGTGCTTTTACCAAATCAAGTATACCTTTGTCAATGCTACTAGGTGATGAGTAATATTTTGTAGTATGATCCAAGATTGGATCGGCAAGCTTGGAGAATTTGTTTTGCTCAAGCCAATGGATTTGAATATTTTGGGATTTAATGTCATCTAGGATCTGTGTTGTCTTTTCCAGATCATACTTGTCATGGAATAATTCTCTCAAGGCTTCTTTTACAAGAGGGGTTTTGATGTATCTCTCAAAGAGAAATCTCGCTGACTTTTTTTCATATACTGCACCTCGTCCAACGACCCCAAATTTTTTTGCCACATTCCAGGTTCGCCAGCTTACATTATGTGTTCCACCTAATGACGCAGTGACTATTTCGTATAGATCGTATGTATCAACAAGAATTTGCTTTACATGATTTTCTAGGATTCGGCCCTTAGAGGATAAAACAATTCTATACGCATCTGATCGCGCATCTACCTGTAGTCCTGTCTTGGAAGAAAGCATTGATGAGAGTAGTGTGGCCAAAGTGGAGTTTATCTTTGTGCCAAAACAGCTATGAATCACTATCATCCCCTGTCCGCGCACGGATTCTACTACAATTGTTTTGTCATCAGGAATTATCGGCAAATCAAGTTGAGTGATAACGTTGTCAGGTAGAACTAGTGAGCCTGCACGTATCTTGCTTCGAAACTTGCCCACCTTTGATGTGGTTTTGTAGTCTACTGGAATATTTTCTCCCTCCCAATACGGTACCGTGATTCCACCTGAACGAATTGGTTCCACGTTTACTTTTAGTGAGGATTCATCGACGTTGATGATTCTCCACTGTGAGCCGCGCAAGACAAATACATTTCCAGGATCGCCAAAATCCCCTACAAATCTCTGATCAAGGCTTCCGATTATCTTTTTTGACACAGTGTCGATAACCTTGAATTTTAAAATGTCAGGTATGGTGGACAAATTTTCAAAATAATACCTATAGCACTTAGAGGTTTTCTTAAAGATCATCTTTTCCTTGTCAAAAAATATCAAATAGTTGGATTCTAGCAGCTCAACGACGCCAACCAGATCATCTATCGTAAGATTTCTAAAGAGAAATGAATTTCTGAGCAGTTCCAATGTATCGATGACTGACATGGAACCAAGCTGCATTGATAGTCCTACCAAGTGATGTGCGAGGACATCAAGGGATCCGTCATGGATCAGTTGATCTTCGATAGAACCTTCATGAATTCTCTCCAAGATTGCTTTTGTTTCTAGCTCATCGTCTACATTGTTCGTTACAATTAGACCTTTGGCGGAAGAATGCTTGTTGTGTTTGCTTCGACCTATTCTTTGCATGAATTTGGAGACCTGCCTTGGGGAGCCATAGTGTATCACAAGCTCAACTGAGCCAATGTCCAGTCCGAGCTCAAGAGATGACGTGCATACGACTAGTCGCGATTTGCCAGATTTGAGGTTGTCTTCTGTCTCTTCACGTACTTGTTGTGACAAAGAACCATGGTGTAATTCAACTGAGACGGGTGATTTTTCACGTAAAATTGATGCTAAAAATTCCGCTTCACCGCGCGTGTTTGTAAAAAGCAACACGGGGGAATCCAGATTTAGTTTGGCAAGATATTCTACTATAAAATCAGCCACATCGCTAATGGTTCCATTTACGTGTTTGATCTCTACATCATATTTTCGAATGGTGTTGTCACGAATTATTTGGTATTTTCTCTTGGTTCCAACCAAGAATTTCGCAGCATCATCTGTATTGCCAACTGTTGCGGAGAGGCCTATCCTTGTGATTGTGTGATTTGTGTTTATTTGTAGTCTTTCAAGACTAAGCGACAGTTGAGAGCCCCTTTCATTGGATAACAAATCATGAATTTCGTCAATTATGACCCATTCCAGCTCCGATAGTGCATTTAGCATTTTTTCCTGTGTCAGTAAAATCACCAGTGTTTCTGGCGTAGTAATCAAAATGTCTGGCGGCAGAGCGGTTATTCTTTTTCTGTCTGCCTGTGATGTGTCACCATGACGAATCTCTATTGTCAGGTTTTCTGATTCCGCATACTTGATTATTCTTTTGAATACGTCTCGATTTAATGCCCTTAGTGGGGTAATGTACAATGCCTTTATCTTGCCTGTCTGCCTGCTTGAAGATAGAAACGAAAATACTGGAATCACCGAACACTCGGTTTTTCCAGAACCGGTTGGCGCTATGATTAACGAGTCTTTTTTCTGAATTATTAGTGGTACTGCTTTTTTTTGGATCTCTGTTAGATTCGTAAAACCTAGGCTGTGAAACTTTTCTAAAACAGAGTCAAGTAGTTTGTTGTGCGTCTTTTTTTGACTTTGCTCGCTCATAGATCATTATTCCGACAACTCCAATTACAAACAAGACCACAGAAATCATAGGTATGGAGTCGAAAATTCCTGCCATGGCTTGTAGATGTATGCTAGAGTTAAATAGCTTAAGGCAGATCAGATAGGCCTTGTTTTGTTATTGTGTATAGAAAGCGATTTTTTTTCATTGGGTTAATTACTTGGCCTTCATAGTTTGCTTGCATTCTAGCAAGCTTGATCTTGATGTGCGTATATATCGAGATGATGGAATCCATGTTTTCTTGTTCAAGCTCGTCAACTTTTCGCATCATGTTTGTAATTACAATTGGAATCTTTGTTTGTGATGTGATTTGAGATAGTTTTTTCATGTACGTGGAAAATTGTATTGTCTTTTCAAGAATTTGTTCCTCTTTTGGATATTCAAACGAGAAAAGATCAGTGACATTATCAATTATTATTAGAGAAAAATCAGATTCCTGAATTTTATCAAGACTTTTTTGTTGTTCCATTACGTTTGTTATTCTTCCAACAGTGATTTTATCAAGAAAGTCTGCATTCATTTCTTTAAATTTTGCCATCTCCACTAATCGTTCGGGCCTAAAGTTTCCCGTTGTGTCCTGATAGAAGACTTTATTGTTCTCTGACATAGAATTCAATATAATTTGTAGTGCAAGCTGGGTTTTGCCTGTACCACTTGCACCAAAAATATCAGTGATTGTGGAGCTTTTCAATCCGCCGCCAAGAATTTGATCCACTTTTTCAAGTCCCGTTCTGATCATGCCAATGAAATCTACAAAAATACAAAAAATAAACGAATCCAGTATTTTTGCTATAAAATAGGTAAGGCTTTTATTCTGGTTACCAAGCTAGCAACTCAAGAGAACAACCATTGTCACAAGTAAGCGCAAAAAGACCTTTAACGACACTACAAAAAAGTACTAAAAAGAAAGTCACCGTACGACTAAAGAACGAGGTAGAGTACAAAGGTAAAATGGACAATGTCGATTCATACATGAACCTGATTATGACTGATGCTGAAGAAATGCACGGTGGCAAAATTATTGCAAATTATGGTAGGGTCATAGTTAGAGGAAACAACGTATTATTCATCAAACTAGAAAACGACCTGTAGGTAATCTTAATGGCACGAAGTTTCCTTTTTACTTCTGAATCAGTAACAGAAGGACATCCTGACAAGATTTGTGATAAGGTTTCAGATGCTCTGCTTGACGAATTTTTGCGACAGGATCCAAACTCACGAGTCGCAGTAGAAACAATGACTACAACTGGAATTGTCGTAGTTGCAGGCGAGGTAACAACCAAAGCAAAATTTGACATCCAAGATGTGGTCAGAAGAACAATTAAAGAAATCGGATACGACAAGCCGGAATATGGTTTTGATGCAGACACATGTAGTGTCATGGTTTCAATCCATGCGCAAAGCCCAGATATTTCACAAGGAGTAACTGCAACTGAAAACAAGGATCAAGGCGCCGGAGATCAGGGATTGATGTTTGGTTATGCAGTAAACGAATCAGATGAACTAATGCCATTGCCAATACTGATTGCACATCAACTTACACGAAGACTATCTGAGCTGAGAAAAAGCAAGGGATTACCATGGGTAAGACCAGATGGCAAGTCCCAAGTCACAGTAGAATATGAGGACGGCAAGCCAAAAAGAATAGAGGCCATAGTGATTTCAACTCAGCATGCCCCAGAAGTCACCAATGATGAGATAAGAAAGCAGATCATCGAAAAGATCATCAAGCCAGTTTGCGGTAAATGGTGGAATGACAAGATCAAAATTCACATAAATCCAACAGGACGATTCGTAATCGGAGGCCCACCAGGAGATTCCGGCCTAACAGGAAGAAAGATCATAGTAGACACATATGGTGGTGCTGGCAGGCATGGTGGCGGAGCATTTTCTGGTAAAGACCCATCAAAAGTAGACAGATCAGCATGTTACATGTGCAGGTACATTGCAAAAAACATCGTTGCCGCGGGTTTGGCAGAAAAATGTGAAGTCCAAGTTGCATATGCAATCGGTGTTGCAGAGCCAGTTTCCCTAATGGTAAATACCTTTGGTACAAGCAAAATCCCAGAGGAAGAAATCGAAAATCTCGTGCGAAAGCACTTTGACATGAGACCGGCAGTAATCATTTCCCAATTAGATCTAAAGCGACCAATTTACAAGGACACTGCAGCATTTGGTCATTTTGGAAGAACCGATGTTGCCTTACCATGGGAAAAAACAGACAAGGCGGATACTCTCAAAAAGGCAGCGGGTCTATAGTACAGGAAATCCTAGTTTTATTCCAGAGAGTTTTTCTAGTTTTTTGTGACTAGACGTAAAATCACCAATCATAATATTGAGATCATCAATTCCATATGGGATCTTTTTTGGGTTATTAAGTGCGGTAAAATAGGCCTCTTC
This window harbors:
- a CDS encoding AAA family ATPase yields the protein MIRTGLEKVDQILGGGLKSSTITDIFGASGTGKTQLALQIILNSMSENNKVFYQDTTGNFRPERLVEMAKFKEMNADFLDKITVGRITNVMEQQKSLDKIQESDFSLIIIDNVTDLFSFEYPKEEQILEKTIQFSTYMKKLSQITSQTKIPIVITNMMRKVDELEQENMDSIISIYTHIKIKLARMQANYEGQVINPMKKNRFLYTITKQGLSDLP
- a CDS encoding DEAD/DEAH box helicase gives rise to the protein MSEQSQKKTHNKLLDSVLEKFHSLGFTNLTEIQKKAVPLIIQKKDSLIIAPTGSGKTECSVIPVFSFLSSSRQTGKIKALYITPLRALNRDVFKRIIKYAESENLTIEIRHGDTSQADRKRITALPPDILITTPETLVILLTQEKMLNALSELEWVIIDEIHDLLSNERGSQLSLSLERLQINTNHTITRIGLSATVGNTDDAAKFLVGTKRKYQIIRDNTIRKYDVEIKHVNGTISDVADFIVEYLAKLNLDSPVLLFTNTRGEAEFLASILREKSPVSVELHHGSLSQQVREETEDNLKSGKSRLVVCTSSLELGLDIGSVELVIHYGSPRQVSKFMQRIGRSKHNKHSSAKGLIVTNNVDDELETKAILERIHEGSIEDQLIHDGSLDVLAHHLVGLSMQLGSMSVIDTLELLRNSFLFRNLTIDDLVGVVELLESNYLIFFDKEKMIFKKTSKCYRYYFENLSTIPDILKFKVIDTVSKKIIGSLDQRFVGDFGDPGNVFVLRGSQWRIINVDESSLKVNVEPIRSGGITVPYWEGENIPVDYKTTSKVGKFRSKIRAGSLVLPDNVITQLDLPIIPDDKTIVVESVRGQGMIVIHSCFGTKINSTLATLLSSMLSSKTGLQVDARSDAYRIVLSSKGRILENHVKQILVDTYDLYEIVTASLGGTHNVSWRTWNVAKKFGVVGRGAVYEKKSARFLFERYIKTPLVKEALRELFHDKYDLEKTTQILDDIKSQNIQIHWLEQNKFSKLADPILDHTTKYYSSPSSIDKGILDLVKARLLKTSHRFICARCGKWERIMKTNEIENIPICPYCKARQIAVTFYSDYDLTKIVQKKAAGKMITPDENHKFSRAWKAASLLENFGKTALIVLSGYGVGVDTASRILRNMVDEETLYRQIYEAERQYVTTRGFWD
- a CDS encoding ribonucleoprotein, with translation MSQVSAKRPLTTLQKSTKKKVTVRLKNEVEYKGKMDNVDSYMNLIMTDAEEMHGGKIIANYGRVIVRGNNVLFIKLENDL
- a CDS encoding methionine adenosyltransferase, translated to MARSFLFTSESVTEGHPDKICDKVSDALLDEFLRQDPNSRVAVETMTTTGIVVVAGEVTTKAKFDIQDVVRRTIKEIGYDKPEYGFDADTCSVMVSIHAQSPDISQGVTATENKDQGAGDQGLMFGYAVNESDELMPLPILIAHQLTRRLSELRKSKGLPWVRPDGKSQVTVEYEDGKPKRIEAIVISTQHAPEVTNDEIRKQIIEKIIKPVCGKWWNDKIKIHINPTGRFVIGGPPGDSGLTGRKIIVDTYGGAGRHGGGAFSGKDPSKVDRSACYMCRYIAKNIVAAGLAEKCEVQVAYAIGVAEPVSLMVNTFGTSKIPEEEIENLVRKHFDMRPAVIISQLDLKRPIYKDTAAFGHFGRTDVALPWEKTDKADTLKKAAGL